The Leptospira stimsonii DNA segment CGGTCCTGTCGACGAGCACGGACTCATTTCCAGGGGATTTCTTTCGGATAGGATTGTTCCCGTTGCGCCGAAAAACCATCCCGTCTTTCAAAAGAAAAAACAGACTCTCAAGGACATCAAAGAGGAATCTTTCGTTTTCTTTCATCCAGCATCCGCAATTCGAAAAGCCGTCGAGAAAAAAATACGATCTTTAGGCAAAGAGTTTCGACCTAAAATCGGAATGGAACTCAGAAGTGTGGAATCGGTAATCAAAAGTGTCGAGGCAGGCCTTGGAATCGGATTTTTATCCGAATACAGCCTTTCCTCCAAACTACGAATGATTCCGATCCAAGAACTTATAGCCGAAAGAAAATTCTTTCTTTGTCATAAGAAATCCATTCGGCCGGGTTTGTCCCAATTGGCGGAAGAATTGGTTCGTGAAAGTCGAGAACGATTCGGTTCCCTTATCGAATAAAATTATTTTATAATTATAGAATATTCTTATACACTGGAATAGATTCATCTTAAATTTCATTCGGATCCCTTTTCGAAATCGCCAGTTTGTGTTAAAATGTTTGTTCTAAACCAAAAATTCATATCATAAAAACCTAATTCGAATTTCAATCCTAACGCCCATCGTCTTCCATACACGGAACGGAACGAATTCGTCACAAACGGATTGTAAAGACTTCATTTCTTATGTGATTCGAAAGCGAACGAAGAGTCAGTTTCGACTGCAATGATAAAAGTGAGAAACGAAAGCCTTCATGGACAAAAAGTCATCTCTAACTTATTTTTCCAGTATGTTGCCTCTGTACTAGGGAAGGGCCAAAATCGTTTCATATCCGAAATCATCAATCTAACTTTCGCCCCTACTACCGGGTCCGTTTGACAAATTTGCATTAGAAATTCATAATTTGATTGAGGCCCCATCAGTCCGGAACTAATTTCCGCATAATCCTCGGCAACATTGGAGGTTGCGTACGTTGTGACAAATCCGGGAACCGGATTGTTAAACTGAAGCAAAGCCGGAGAAGACCAATCCACATTTGTCGCATAGGCGACCGAATTGAGCGCAACCCAATCAGAATGAACTTCCATCAATAAACCACGCAATGCAAAATCAAAGTTATGAGTCATCTCGTGATGGATCGACCGAACTAGATAATTGTCCAAGGTCCCATCCGCAATTCCGGAATTTACATTCAAATAAATTCTGTTCGCAAAAGGATCCATTGTTCCACCGATAGCCATACTGCCGACGGATAAATTCGAGCAAAGTATCACCCGCTCAACCTTGGCCTTAATCCAATAACCACGTGGGTATTTTGCTATTTGAACCCGCAGAATGCTCGAATAATGATCCACATCCTCCTGTGCATACGTTGCATTGCAGTTAATTAAACCGGACATTTCCGTATGAGTAACGATCTCCACGTCACGATCATAATTCTCCGCTCGGTCCGGTTGGATGAGCGATAAGAATGGAAGTAAATCTTCTAACTCACTCTTCTTCTGGTTACAGCCAGAACCTATCAGAAAAACGAGCACTAAGGTAAGAATCTTTTGAATCATATTTAAATAAGACAGATATGGATTTGCAAATTGATCGCAGATGATAACTTGAATTTATTATTTTCAAAGCGGGAGAATTCACGAAGTCTTTCCAGAAAAGGTCTTGCACGTCTCATAGGAACGTTAAAATGGATTCTCAAATAAACCGGATGAAATGGATCTGCCATCACTGCGAATACAAAAATCCAAACGACTTACAAAACTGTGCACAATGCGGAAATAGAAAAGGACCTAACGTGAAAACGATCGACTCCTCCGATTCTATTTTTCAAAAATTTGGAAAGTTAGGCACCATTGGTTGGATTTTTATCATTCTATTCGGATTAGCGGCGATCATTCTCGCACCGATTTTACTGATCAACGCGATTTCCAAAGTAGAAGGTTTTGCGAGTTTTCTCCTGCTAATCGGTGGTTTTTTCGGCGCCCGATCCTCTGCGAAGTCTCAATTCGGTCCGCCGGCAAACGCAATCTTTATCGTTTTCTTTTCTTTGATGGGCGTCGCAATCGATCAACCGGGGAACTACCTTTACAATCTCCCATTACAATTCATTTGTAAGGAAGGGACAAGGCTAGAGAGGACGGTCCAAGTAAGCCATCCTCTTCCGGAAAGAACGGATATGACTCAGGTTTTTACTTGTTCCACTTTCTATGGAAAAGAAAAAAATCAAATCCCATTGGCGAAAATCTTAGGAATCCGCTTTTTGGAATACATGATCCTTGGGGGAATCCTTCTTACATTCCATAAATGGAATATTCTAAGAAATAATAAAAGGATCGTTACGAGCGAGGAAAGAAAGTAATCCGAATCGACTCGATCCTTTCCCAAGCCTGATAGAAATCCGCGTAAAACGGAGAATCGTTCTTAAATAATTCCGAGAAAATAACATTTCGAATTTGCCATATATCAATTCCAAATAAAAAAGGAGGGGATTCCCTTTGAAATGTTCAAACCGAATGGCTTGCCAGCTTACTCGCCTCTTCCTCCGATACTTTATAAGGACGCATCCTATTTAAATCCATAAACAAACCGTAAAACTTAGCGGAACAAATGAGCGCACCGTCGGATTCCCGATAAAGATCTTGAATGACAAGAACTCGACTCCCCTTCTGAGCTTCAAATCGTGTTGAAAGTTTTACGATTTCTGGATATTTAAGCTCCGCCTTGTATTCCAATTCTGCTTTCAAAATCACCGGACCGATCCGACGACTCCGGAGATCGTTCATATCCAATCCCGATTCTTCGAATGCCGCTCTACGAGCCTCGTCAAAATAACTCTGATAGATTCCGTTATTGACGTGTCCGTTTTCATCCAAATCCACCCATCTGACCTTTAATGTATGAGTAAAAAGTTTGATCTGCGTTTCGGGACCTTTTTCTTTTTCCAGGATATCCATAAAAACTCCTCAGGTAGACCGATTGTTCTACCTCTAATTATCCTATAAAATGGTAGACAATTTTGTCTACCATTTTATAGTTTCTCCTGATACAATAAATATTTATTTTAGACGAGATTTCTCTAAGCGAAATTTTCAGTGGGAATTCCGTTCCCAAGAATCAAAGAATCCGCTTCCAGACGAGGAACCGCGCGAACCTTTCTGCAAAGAAACGAACTTGAACGCTTCTTGATTCTACTTTGAAGCGAAAATGAATTTCGATAATATAAGGAAACAATGATAAACCCTCTGGTAAATTCGGATCAGGCAAAGGATCGGATTCTAAAATCCGCCGTTAAACTCTTCTATGAAAGAGGCTATACAAACACGGGGATCAACGAAATATTAAGCGACGCCGGCGCTTTTAAAAAAAGTTTATACCGTTACTTCCCTTCTAAAAAAGATCTCGGATTAAGTTATGTGGAATTTCAAGAAGAGGAAATCCTGGGATTGGCGGAATTAATGATGAGAAAATATCCGAAATATGCGGATTTTGTTCCGGCCTGGGTTCGATTTTTAAAAAGAGGATTGAAGACTACCTATCGTTTCGGATGCCCGCTCGCCAATTTTTCAAATCAAACGCACGATGAACCCGAATTGAGAAAAAGGGTGCTCGAATCACTGGATCGTTGGAACAAAAGTTTCGCCGTCTATTTCCAAAAAACCGTATGGAAGAAAAAGAAAAATTTAGATTCTAAAACCGCGATTGAATATTCGGAAAAGGTTTTATTTCTTTATCAAGGTGCCATGCAACTCTACGGGTTGACCGGCAACAAGAAATTCATAGATCGGCTCGAAACGGAATTACTCAAGCTGGAAGAATCCTAATCAGAGATCCAAGCTGAGTCGAATCATATCCGTGCACCGGATTCCATTTTCATAGATCGGTTCCGCATAGTGTTTTAAGAAAAAATCCCGATCGATACCTGAAATTCTA contains these protein-coding regions:
- a CDS encoding LysR family transcriptional regulator yields the protein MEFRQIRYFLEIRDAGTFQKAASKLGLTQPALSRQIFLLEKELGSLVFERGPRQIRLTHEGEIFLTYAVRMRELWDELRSGMKEPGKELSGEFSISAGGTVSAWILPEILKKIKKDHPDLVLSVREGDSLETKEAILLNEVDLGILTGPVDEHGLISRGFLSDRIVPVAPKNHPVFQKKKQTLKDIKEESFVFFHPASAIRKAVEKKIRSLGKEFRPKIGMELRSVESVIKSVEAGLGIGFLSEYSLSSKLRMIPIQELIAERKFFLCHKKSIRPGLSQLAEELVRESRERFGSLIE
- a CDS encoding LIC13305 family lipoprotein, with the translated sequence MIQKILTLVLVFLIGSGCNQKKSELEDLLPFLSLIQPDRAENYDRDVEIVTHTEMSGLINCNATYAQEDVDHYSSILRVQIAKYPRGYWIKAKVERVILCSNLSVGSMAIGGTMDPFANRIYLNVNSGIADGTLDNYLVRSIHHEMTHNFDFALRGLLMEVHSDWVALNSVAYATNVDWSSPALLQFNNPVPGFVTTYATSNVAEDYAEISSGLMGPQSNYEFLMQICQTDPVVGAKVRLMISDMKRFWPFPSTEATYWKNKLEMTFCP
- a CDS encoding acyl-CoA thioesterase, with the translated sequence MDILEKEKGPETQIKLFTHTLKVRWVDLDENGHVNNGIYQSYFDEARRAAFEESGLDMNDLRSRRIGPVILKAELEYKAELKYPEIVKLSTRFEAQKGSRVLVIQDLYRESDGALICSAKFYGLFMDLNRMRPYKVSEEEASKLASHSV
- a CDS encoding TetR/AcrR family transcriptional regulator, whose translation is MINPLVNSDQAKDRILKSAVKLFYERGYTNTGINEILSDAGAFKKSLYRYFPSKKDLGLSYVEFQEEEILGLAELMMRKYPKYADFVPAWVRFLKRGLKTTYRFGCPLANFSNQTHDEPELRKRVLESLDRWNKSFAVYFQKTVWKKKKNLDSKTAIEYSEKVLFLYQGAMQLYGLTGNKKFIDRLETELLKLEES